AAAAAACGTCCACGTGAACGGCTCTGTGATTGGTCAGAAATGTCTATTGAGACCGGTGGATGTAGTCAGCTGGACTTGAGAATCCTCCGACCTTGTTTTTTCAGAGTCAGTGTACAGCCGAGTCGACAGGATCGACGGGCAGGAGATCTGCTTCAACATCTGGGACTCTCAGTTCACACAGGTAGGAAACGCACCCGTCTTTAACACGCAGGAGGAACACACGCAGTGACCTAAGCACAACGCAGGGGGGCGGCGTCACCTGCACCACGCGGCGAAGGTGTCGCCAGACGTAATCAGACCGCTGCTGCTCATCCCTGTGATCTCAGAGTCTCAGaaactgtttttattctgaGCCCGAAGGTTCATTCTCGCCCTTTCGGCCACGTctcatggccttcatcagcagatagcGTTTGCTCGGTTGTCACGGAGACGGCTTAGTTGCTCTGTGAAATTTGGGTCAGGTGATAACAGCAACAACCACCTGCTATCACCTGAGTACGGTTCCACATCAATATACATTCATGTGACAACGCCTGATCCATCGCCACGACAACCGAGCAAAACTCCATCCACCGATGAAGCAGACaagatgcagctgaaagctccagaaaaccAAGTAAAAGGCCTTTTTTAtacgtttttttaaaaatgtgaatttttttttttttcccagttgaAGTCCCCAAAGTTTTTAAAgatgccatttttaaaaaaaattttctttgttcttcctcCAAATGTCACCTGTGACGTCTGAAGCTTCAGAGtcaatggattttttttttttttaaagaaaacacttttgtCAGTTTAAAAGTTGCCAAATGCTTCAGAGACACGGTGTAGATCGCTCCCGCCCGACAGAAACCGGATCGCACTGCAGTTTCCCTCCCCCACGACGCCAACCGGCCGAGCCTCCGTGGACTCGGTTCATCGGTTCCTGCAGCCAAAGGTTGTGGAGCTGAGGTTTTTGTGACGCTTAGATTTTATTagaaaatctttgttttgtcagaaacaacagcacagAGGACAACGTCATTGCCGGACGTCCTGATGTGCTGAGGATGATCCTGGTCTACAGTATCTGCGACCGCGGCAGCTTCGACGTGGTccggcagcagctgcagcagatccGTCGCAGCAGGAAGCCGTCGTCCGTCCCCGTCCTCATCGTGGGGAACAAGCGGGACCTGCAGCGTCACCGCAGCGTCTCCAGCGAGGAGGGACGGTTGCTCGCTCTGTCGCAGCGCTGCGGCTTCTTCGAGGTGTCGGCGGCTGAGACGTATCACGGCGTCCTGGTGGTGTTTCACCGGCTGGTCGATCTCGTCAGAGAGACTCGGGCGCTGAGGAAGACCAACGCCGGCGTCCGAGGGATCGTCAGGAGCGTGTCGGCCGTGTTCGGAAAGAAACGAGCCGAGTAGGGGGGGAGGTTTAGCTCTCTGAAGAGGTTCTAACGTGCGAAGGTCGGTCTCACTGCCTCTGAAGCGAGCAGATACCGGAGCATCCGTCGCTTCTTgagaaaggtcaaaggtcaggcaCGAGACGGGCCGAGAGGAGGGTTCTTCATCTGAAAGCGTCGACGGTAAAGTTGGTGACAGAAAAGTCGTACAAGCGTGTTAGAGCGACAAGAGGCGGTTGCCGATCGGAAAGAGAGATTTTTAACCGAGCGAACGGCGCGGCAACGTCTCGACGACCATCGGAGGGACTGAGGTGAACCTTTGTTCAGGCgctcatgttcccctcaggaggAACTGTAGTAACTCATGATcctcatctagcgccatcatcaggtcaacgCTGACTTTGTCCGGTAGTTTGATTTATAACCTGGTAAACCACGATGGACCAGTTCTCACTTAATCTCAGGATCCGttcctgctccccagaggaAGAACCCCAACTCTTTCATGCTGTaatgaacactgcagcctctGGGGGGCACTCACAGGAGCATCGCTGGAGGCGTttactgtgaaatgtgttttcaaacagcAAACTAATCAAAAGTGATCTAATTAATAATTCAGGAGCTGTTCTGTAGACACAGGTTATCAGCAGCAGGCCAATtaaataacacaatacagttgtgattattattaataatatttcccCGTAATGTCATTACTATGTGGTCGGAGCTGTAATCAGTCAAAAATCATTGGCTGGTGCAGGTAAATCACCTGCCCTAGAGGCACAGTCCAGCCCTGAATGAGGTTTAAATGCAGACTGGGGCCTTTTTCAATTTGTTGGTTCTGTGTGAAAACATCTGTAGATTTCAGTGCTGGAACAGAGACGGgctgaattaaattaatgtcaCAACAACGTCACAACAGACGCGAAGCTCCGCCCGGAGAAATGTTCAGTGACGACGCTGCTGTTGAGTTTGGCTGCAGATCTGTGGTCAAATAAAAAGCGACATATCTTTATACATGGTGATGGGTGGAAACAAAGAACAGACTGAGTGAAGCAGATTCATGTGAAGTCGAGTCTTTTCTAATAAAACCCAATGTACTCAAGAGAATCTGAGTCCGTTTTCAAtcctgacacaaacacagtgaggtGAAGCTGCAGAGTCCAACAAGCTTTATTAGAACATCAGACTGGTCGGAAAGCTGCAcaatatttgaatgtttttcctgCTTGATTTCGTTTTTCTATCCGTAAGATGAATAAACGAGGTTAAACTAAAATCCCAAAGGGAGAAAAACGAATAATTTAAGTAACTactaacatttttaaacattcaaagCTCATGTTGACTCATCACGCAGTCGTCCTAAAACTCAAAGGTCCAGTCCTTGCTACCAAAACCTTCGACGTGTCTGTGaaatacaacagcagcagcagcagcgtgtTCATCACTGTAAACATCGCCGTTAACACCTTCGGTGGCTCTGAGGAGCAAAacgacatttcagaaaacaaatacattcagCTCAAAGGTTTGCTCTTCACCAAAAGAATCGGACTTCCAGAGCTTTCAGTCACGCGTCATGGACTCACCACCGGATGGAATTTCTATAACGAATGAATGATCTCCTGATAAAGGCCATGGGAagtggctgaaagctctggaaaagcaAGTACCGCTTTGACCCAAACATAACAGGATGTTTTTTCCCTGGAAATGAGGATAGAAAATGTCGGTCTCGTCTTATGTTGGAGAACAGGATCATTTACCTGTTCTCAACTTCAGTTCGTCTTTATAAGTGGAGAGACAGAGCATCGGTGTAACGCGGCCTAGCGAGTGTTTCGGGTCTGTTTATAGCGAGTCCCTCAGTGTTTGACTAGTCCAGGTCAACCTGCAGGGgtttctgttttaaacagaTTCATGACGAGTGAAAAGGAGTTCGCAGCGTCTCCCAACGTCTTCATCTCAGAAACGAACCGGGGGAAAAAATTCATCCTCTACTCAAACTGCATCTTATGATGGGAATATTTTGTCAAAAGGGCTGATGTGTTTTCTGAGATGTGATTTTTCCTCGAGGCTGCTCTTTTAAAGTCAGTGTTATGGGAATTTGACGTCATATATTCAACACTGTATATTATTGACTCACATGTAAAATAGGTGCAATGTGAAGTACAATGAATTAAATACGTAGCTGGACTCTGAATGAAACCAAATGTACGTACTGGAGACAATTTTTAAGGGGAAATTCAGTGATTTAAACTAATTTCACGACGGCTCTGTCGGTTAAAGCGAACGCACAAACCGACACCAGCTCAGGCAGAAACGGCTGATCATCGGGGGCGGAGACGGCAGGCTGGGATTGGTCGGGGGTCGGGACCGGCGGTAGCGACGAGGGGTTGACGAGGGCGGGGTCAAACCTCAGTCGGCTGTCGCCGTGGCATTGGCGACGTCGTCGAGGGAGTTGGGGCTCAGGTACTCGAAGGCCTTCTGGCTCTGAGAGACGAACTGTCTGAGCGGCGAGAGGAGCATCTCGGTGGCCGACGGCCGCCGGAGGACGCTGCCGTTGGAAGGGACGAGCGGGCCGCCGACTTCCTGGGCCGGGGGCTCCTTCGGGCTGGAGCGCTGGCCGCCGGGGGGGTCCCCAGAGCCCCGGGCGGCGCGGGAGTAGAGACTCCGGCGGCGGCGAGAACGGCCATCCATCGCCTTCAGGAAGAGGCTGTTAGCCGAGCCGCGACCAGACGAGCTGTCGGAAGTAAAGTCCTCCCGGTTCAGAAAGTCCTCCACCTCCTGGTCAGACGGCTGCTGCAGCTGACAAACACGAAATACATGGTTCATACTTAGATTCATCCATCAATATGTTCAGCTGCTACATAGTCTAAGGTACCGAAATGTGTTTGCCCCACGTAGCCAACTCTCCCCCTCTGGATGTTATTTCCAGAAACTCAGAcggctgcagcagcaaatgGGACACGAaaagtttcacattttaattcacGTTTAGTGTTTCATTATCCAGAGGTTACAATCAGACATTTTCAGTTGACTCCTGACAGCAGACGCACGGACGGAGACATTTTGATAGAGTAATGATTTTAGTTCAAAACCTGTGAAATCATGTTCTGTAGGTCAATCGGTTCCTTTTCACCAAAAACAGCAACACGTGATAAAGCTGGCTATGCCGAGTTCCCAATTTCCATATCGATTAGTCTACCAgtcatttttctgataaataattttgaaaaatgctcaaatctgtcttttgtctgactgtcggtccaaaacccagagagattcagttgaatttaatttaataataagaCACAGAGCGGAGAAGAAGAGGATTCACAGACACGTTCCACCgttcgtttaaaaaaaaaagaaaaaagaagatcTGTGTCgcatataaaagaaaaacaaaagaatctaAATTTCTTTCTCAGGTGCATTTTCCAGACAAAGTCTAGAAACCATCACTCAGCATCCTGTCCCTGAAGGATCCagattattattagtttttatcTTGTGTGTCCAAATAAATCGCTGAAGTCACCCTCtgtcaaaagataaaaaaaatatcaaggtACCTAAATACCTATTAAAGTACTTAATTAACTCTAATTACCCATTAGAGTTGCCCGATAAGTCTTTCAGGCAGATCTCAGGTGTGTTTCAGCTGACCCCGCCCCTGCCCTCCGGGCTCACCATGTTGTAGAGCGGTGTGCCGTTGATCaccagctgcaggaggagcttGGACAGTTCCCGCAGGTCTCCGAGCAGGTTTTGGAGCCGGACCGGCAGCTCTCTGAGCTGACGGAGTGGACTCAGCTCTGCCAACACGGCGGCCCGGCTCCTGATCCCGCTCAGGGTCTGCTCTCTGAGACCCTCTGCTCGGTACAGCAGGGCCACCAGGAGGGTCTGCAGGTACTGCAGCAGCTCCCCAACCATCTCCAGGACCGTGCCCAGACCCACCTGTAGGGACATACACCGGGTCAAGTGTTAACAGGGCCGGGGGTAGGATTTCTGAGGCCTCACGTAAAATCTGACCCACCTGGAATCAAAATACCACCACATCACCCCCCCTACCGCCACCATGAGATTCAGTAACAACCGACCCCCCCGAAAAGACACAACTTCATTTAAAGTCCCAGTCCAGCAAAGAGGCACATCGACGTCAGCCGACCCCTCACGGACAGCACCTGGGAAGACCGACTCGTCTAACTGACTAACCAAGCCACCTGTTAAGGAGCTTTGGACCACATGAGTCCTCAGCAGACGGCGTTTAGTCACCTGTCATGGGAGTGCCACCAGAGCCGGATTATTAAACCCGGCGGAAACAGAGCCGGCTCATGACCAGCTTCGTGATACCAGTTATACCAGTCTCAAAAAAGGAGGTAACCCCAAGAGATCAAGACTCTGCTGTTGTATTAAAGTACCTGCCGTCACCACGGTAGCCACCGTGGACGGGTGTGATCTTCAGTCCGACCTACGTCTGTACGCCGTTCAACACCAGCAGTAAACCTTCCGTAGCTCTGACGGACAACAGAGCAGAAACGCTGGACCCGAACCAAAGCTCAGAGccggcagcagagagagacgcGAGAGGACAGAAGCGGCACTGAGCCGGTCTCATCGCGCCCCCTGGTACCAGCTGACCCCCGTTCTCACATGGTAAATGGACGGCTCTTCTCTCGTCTTATCGACCACTCGAGGGGCTTCACAGTACTGACGCAtccacccattcacacacacattcacacagctccctTTTCCACACATACTGCGCTTtccacacgcacacaggctCACACCCTGATcatacatcaggggcaatttggggctCAGTATCTTGTCCAAGGACACTTCcacatgcggactggaggagccggggatcgaaccactgaccttccggttagtggacgaccgGCTCTACCTCCCGACATACAGACTCCAACACTAAACTCTGAATTAAACCTCCAAGCAACGTCCCGTCACCGCCCGTGGTCCAACACTCGGGACATCGGGAAGACCCTCAACAAGGTGCGGACGACCAATCAGCTGCTTCTGGGCTGTTTCCTGCTTCGCTGGGCGACGTAACGGAACCGACTCTCCGCGGCTTCAATATCCTCTTTAACAAGCTGCTACCGTCCCAcctgcaaaaatatcaaaacctaATAAAGTGACATAAACGCAGCTGCTGGCTCCAAACGGAAATGGGGACGAGCCTCAGCCTCAGTGAGATCTGAGCAGGGACCAGACTCAGCGGACGGTCTCTTATCTCTGCATCAGTTCAGACGCTCCGTGCGGCACGTAGGCAGAGAGGTTCAGGTCCATTACAGCTGCCCGCAGAGGAAAGGGATCCATTTATCTTTGATGGAGCTCAGTTTCCTGTCTGCCGGCTCTCTGCTCTCGCTGCTGCTGGGTTCAAGCTCACCAGGAAAACACTCATCTGTGTCAGTCCTAAGGAAACGAGAAGCATCTTTAATGGATGTAGATGTAAAATGATAGAAACTGATCGGGTTTATTGTGAAGCTGCTGTTTGCTGAagttcagtgtgtttctgtatctcatccttttctcagatttttctCTCATCACGTCGGAAAAGCCTTAAACCAAACGTACAATTGAAGATTTCACCTCCGTTTTTGTGAGGTGTCGTAAATGCTGGTGTGAACAGGTCtgaggctgcaactaatgagtATTTTCACCGTGGATTGATTAGTCATTTGTCTACGAAAAGTCAGCTTTTCTCTGATAGATTTTTCTCTGATTCCCCGCGTTCCGGGCTGTTGGTCGGACAGAAGAAACAATCTGGGAATTTGaaatgactgtttttcactgttttctgaggttttatagactaaacaattaaccGGAATAATAATCTGCAGTTTAATCCATAATGAGAACCACTCTTTCCCAAAAAAAGACTAAAGCAACAACGTTATGAACGTGCGAACGCGTCTGTAGGATTTTCTGGGACGTCCTCGACTTCAGGACGTCTGCGTGAACCTGCTTCGGTTTGTTTCACAGCCTGTTTGTTATTTCGCAGTTGCATAATCAGGGTGCGATCAGTCGGACTGTATCTGATCAGAGCGACTTCGTGTGTGTCCGAGATGTGCAGGCTGAAGAAACGCTCGTGTGTCTGGTCACGTagccgccacacacacacacacacacacccctaaaCAATCACAcgctaacacacagacacacgtgcttctgtctttgtgaggaccctcatggacataatgcattccctaacctaaacctgattctaacctgaaccctgaaaccaggtctgaaccctcaagCGGCCCtctgaaggtgtgaggaccagacaaaatgtcctaattttcccaaaatgtccccACTGCGTAAGGTCTACCCTTCTGCTGGTCCTCACAAGGATAGAATTACAAGTCCAGACACACACCCGCACACCTCTGGGAGCAGCTGCTTCACGTCTcctcatctgtgtgtttgttttggacgAGGTGTTTCTGCCGCACACCAGATTTTTATCATCGTTCCAATGACTGAAATGTTGTCAAAGGCCCCGATTGTTTCAGAAACAGATGCCGCCTCAAACTGAAGATGATAAAATCTCAGAGCAGCCGAGGGACTGAGGACGGAGACGCGAGTCCTGAGGGGTCAAAGGTCGACGCTACTAAAAACACCAAGCGCCGGTCCGTAAAATGTTCCTGCTCTCCACAGGACGAACCCTGTAGATTTTAATGACTCCCCGATCTTTCCTCTtgcgccaccctcaggacaaactaGACACCTTTGGTCATTCATGGGAATTTAACTGCTGGACTGTGTCAATGGCGTCTCACGGACAGACGAGCTGAACCGAAGAACCGGCTACACCTCGTCTCAGGattttgtgctgcctgtctttcctgtgctCAAAGTCTCTGCCTCTGCACCAGCACGCGGATTATTCCTGTGAACTGACGGTAAACGCGTCGGATGCGCCGCATAGAGCGAAAATATCGAAGAACCACCTCCGTGGTGGATATTAACCACTCACTGACGACGACTCACTACAGTGACGAAGCAGGATCCTGTGTTTTCCTGCCTCAGATTTCACCTCACACGACATgatctgtctctttgtctctccattCTCTTCGTCTTCAGTCACGGCCCCTCGGGATTTCACCCCGTGTTGCGTGTTAAAGGCCCTGAACACCAACCGGCACCTCGAGCCAGGTGGAGCTGCGCCTGGAATTACAGTATCTCACCAAACTCACCAAGGTGGGGATTGTCTCGTCGCTACAGGTGCAACACAACTGAAAGGAATCTGCAGCCCGGACGCGGCCACGCCTCTGACGAGGGGTCAAATCAGCGAAGATGCTGCGAGCGAAAACACCTGTGCGGGTGGACCGTGGGCGTGCAGGGGACAGACCTCCCCGTGGTCTCACCTCGTCAGCTGCGTCTCCCAGCGTCCCGGCGgctttctgcagctgctgtctgaCCTTCGTCACACGGTGATAAAGCTGCAGGCTGAGGGTCAGCAGGAGACTGCGGACCCTGGTCCACAGACTGGGCTCATcgtcctcatcttcatcctcgTACTCCCGCACCCTCGTCTCCCACTCCCGACCTGGCGAACACAAGGGGACGTGCAGAGAATTATTCCTCGGCACTTTTTCCAGCAGTCGGGTCACAGGGGCAGTTTGTAAGAATCTGAACGTGGAGCAGCAGAACCACCTCGACATGTCAGACAAGATCAGATCGCAggcgcgcacacgcacacacgcgcgaacacacacgcgcacacacgcacaagcacacactaacacgcacacacgcaaacatgcacacacacacacacgttcacacacgcacaagcacacacacgcacacacacgcacacgcagccTTGCGTTGCGCGTCTTTGCACGCGCTGCCCGCACGTTTACCGTGACATATACGTATGTTCTTTGTTCCCCTTGTGTTTTGTACgcagtcttgttttgtctttttcaggaGAGTTCAGTCTCTTTGCCCGTTTTAGAACGCGTTACCCGAGACATGTACACATACGTGTTGTTCTCTCACccgtgtactgtatgtgcagtcTTGTTTTtgatctctcttttttcaggGGTGAGGTTCAGGTTTTTATATCAATATCTGCAGTCAGCAGATGAATTTTCTGATACTCGTTATGAAACGAGGCCAATGCGCAGCGGGGTCAGGGTCTGTCAGAAAGAATGAGGCTTGTTTGGATTCGGTCACACTCCTCTGACAACACATCTACAATGTCTCTGTGTCCGCCCGAGAAAGGAAAACTTACAGACTGATAAACTACTAAGGCCAaacttttcttgtctttttccttctttttaaataaaaggcaGATTTGAATGATTCCTGACAGTCGGGGTGATGCAGCCTCACCCCCAGCACCCCCGACATCCTGCACCCATCTTTACAACCGGAGTCCTGTCACTTTAATCAATGTTTCTGCAGGAAAATAGACCAGAAGCGGTGACAACATTTCACAGATCTCAAACTAGATTTAATCTGTGTCTGGAGGACACCGAAGGCCTTCGCCGCAGTTACCCAGAAGGCCCCTGTACTCACGCAGCATGGGTGGGAGGGGCAGGTAGTAGGCAGCGGCGTCCTCCAGACGACTCAGCACGTCGTCCAGTCCTGACGTGGCAGCTCGGCCCACCTGagagtcctgcagcagctgcaccGCCATCCAAACTGCATCGGCCAGAcgctccagctgatccagagcTCCGTCCAAACCGTCCACCGCCCACAGCTGCATGTCGTCCAAGGTCAGGAAGAGGGCGTCCCTCAGGTGATCCACCaactgaggagggagagacaacGGCAAAGGGAATACGCATCAGGTTAGGATCAGTTACAGATCCAGGATGTTTCTACCGAGTCCACTTCCCTGTTGCTGATCGGCGGGAACAGTGACGTGTGGCTTGGTCCGAACCTTTTTGTGTCCcgtttacagagccagggctgtgtgGGAACACTGGGTGTTTTTCAGCGCACACACAGAACGGACAGCTAGCGGACCGTGAGGAGATCTTCACTGAATCTGAAATTGTGGATCCGAATCGCTGACTCTACCTTTGAGGtgtcaaatgtcttgttttgtccaaaaccaaaGAGATTCGGTTACTGTGACATAAGATGCAGGAAAACTGCtattaa
This sequence is a window from Xiphias gladius isolate SHS-SW01 ecotype Sanya breed wild chromosome 22, ASM1685928v1, whole genome shotgun sequence. Protein-coding genes within it:
- the zgc:171704 gene encoding ras-like protein family member 11B, which produces MEANILLLGARDVGKSALTVRFLTRRFIGEYGDIESVYSRVDRIDGQEICFNIWDSQFTQDNVIAGRPDVLRMILVYSICDRGSFDVVRQQLQQIRRSRKPSSVPVLIVGNKRDLQRHRSVSSEEGRLLALSQRCGFFEVSAAETYHGVLVVFHRLVDLVRETRALRKTNAGVRGIVRSVSAVFGKKRAE
- the plin6 gene encoding perilipin 6 isoform X2; translated protein: MSHRQNHETSAVLRVSRLPLVRSALQSVTSAYSGVKGRYPLLGLMGGMAEVGVRSVSHVAMRRATPLLQRLEPQIEVANSFALVGLDRLEKNFPVLYQSTDELVDHLRDALFLTLDDMQLWAVDGLDGALDQLERLADAVWMAVQLLQDSQVGRAATSGLDDVLSRLEDAAAYYLPLPPMLRREWETRVREYEDEDEDDEPSLWTRVRSLLLTLSLQLYHRVTKVRQQLQKAAGTLGDAADEVGLGTVLEMVGELLQYLQTLLVALLYRAEGLREQTLSGIRSRAAVLAELSPLRQLRELPVRLQNLLGDLRELSKLLLQLVINGTPLYNMLQQPSDQEVEDFLNREDFTSDSSSGRGSANSLFLKAMDGRSRRRRSLYSRAARGSGDPPGGQRSSPKEPPAQEVGGPLVPSNGSVLRRPSATEMLLSPLRQFVSQSQKAFEYLSPNSLDDVANATATAD
- the plin6 gene encoding perilipin 6 isoform X1; this encodes MGFGEGEMSHRQNHETSAVLRVSRLPLVRSALQSVTSAYSGVKGRYPLLGLMGGMAEVGVRSVSHVAMRRATPLLQRLEPQIEVANSFALVGLDRLEKNFPVLYQSTDELVDHLRDALFLTLDDMQLWAVDGLDGALDQLERLADAVWMAVQLLQDSQVGRAATSGLDDVLSRLEDAAAYYLPLPPMLRREWETRVREYEDEDEDDEPSLWTRVRSLLLTLSLQLYHRVTKVRQQLQKAAGTLGDAADEVGLGTVLEMVGELLQYLQTLLVALLYRAEGLREQTLSGIRSRAAVLAELSPLRQLRELPVRLQNLLGDLRELSKLLLQLVINGTPLYNMLQQPSDQEVEDFLNREDFTSDSSSGRGSANSLFLKAMDGRSRRRRSLYSRAARGSGDPPGGQRSSPKEPPAQEVGGPLVPSNGSVLRRPSATEMLLSPLRQFVSQSQKAFEYLSPNSLDDVANATATAD